One Streptomyces sp. P9-A2 DNA window includes the following coding sequences:
- a CDS encoding helix-turn-helix domain-containing protein yields the protein MTGGFVGEGQDAAPTTALPAVVARVAALADRLDVPHAEVFGIGRLSAASGVPEPVVKALLSGRPAGEPEVQTRFVQRLDLLRRTRLKPNGRKYTQQEIADGAGMSRQQAGALINGDRRPTMEHCDAIQRFFRVHAGFLTAEDPEALANALQHTEQELLQNLADHERRAAAAADDPLERLLQDHGVRGIAWRAAQLPTDQHRDKVAEWLDMLLENVQRPKA from the coding sequence GTGACGGGTGGCTTCGTGGGTGAGGGTCAGGACGCCGCGCCGACGACCGCGCTGCCGGCCGTCGTCGCCCGTGTCGCCGCACTCGCCGACCGGCTCGACGTGCCGCACGCCGAGGTCTTCGGCATCGGCCGGCTCTCCGCGGCCTCCGGAGTTCCGGAGCCGGTGGTCAAGGCCCTGTTGAGCGGCCGGCCCGCGGGCGAGCCCGAGGTGCAGACCCGGTTCGTGCAGCGCCTGGACCTGCTGCGCCGCACCCGGCTCAAGCCGAACGGCCGCAAGTACACGCAGCAGGAGATCGCCGACGGCGCGGGCATGTCCCGGCAGCAGGCCGGTGCCCTGATCAACGGTGACCGGCGTCCCACCATGGAGCACTGCGACGCCATCCAGCGGTTCTTCCGGGTGCACGCCGGCTTCCTCACCGCCGAGGACCCCGAAGCCCTCGCGAACGCGCTCCAGCACACCGAGCAGGAGCTGCTGCAGAACCTGGCGGACCATGAGCGGCGGGCCGCCGCGGCGGCCGACGACCCGCTGGAGCGGCTGCTGCAGGATCACGGGGTGCGCGGCATCGCGTGGCGGGCCGCGCAGCTCCCCACCGACCAGCACCGCGACAAGGTCGCGGAGTGGCTGGACATGCTCCTGGAGAACGTCCAGCGGCCCAAGGCCTGA
- a CDS encoding MmyB family transcriptional regulator: MAHQAGGRRPIPRPGPETPEAQAYLEDYAAFLHAVPFPSLVVDRRWDVLLANTAFRTLFRDVEPHPTAMPGDNFLRFVLFHPDAATVLGEHESSWCLPMLAHFAKTVERHGHDHGLQAIRRDIAQDPIMEAAYRQGLPHWLRAVGEQAAEHDGAVRPLRHPDPRWGVTDCRLVVETTRILDDMDCIRLTLVLREARRTPAGHRRRRRAASHLSVVPEPS, translated from the coding sequence ATGGCACATCAGGCAGGAGGCCGGCGGCCGATACCGCGGCCCGGCCCCGAGACTCCCGAGGCGCAGGCCTATCTGGAGGACTACGCCGCGTTCCTCCACGCGGTGCCCTTCCCCTCCCTGGTGGTCGACCGCCGCTGGGACGTGCTGCTGGCCAACACTGCTTTCCGGACACTTTTCCGGGATGTCGAACCGCATCCGACGGCCATGCCCGGTGACAACTTCCTCCGGTTCGTCCTCTTCCATCCGGACGCCGCCACCGTGCTGGGGGAACACGAGTCGAGCTGGTGCCTGCCGATGCTGGCGCACTTCGCCAAGACGGTGGAGCGGCACGGCCACGACCACGGGCTGCAGGCCATCCGCCGGGACATCGCCCAGGACCCCATCATGGAGGCCGCCTACCGGCAGGGGCTGCCGCACTGGCTCCGTGCCGTCGGCGAACAGGCCGCCGAACACGACGGCGCCGTACGGCCGTTGCGACACCCCGACCCGCGCTGGGGGGTCACCGACTGCCGTCTCGTCGTGGAGACGACCAGGATTCTCGACGACATGGACTGCATCCGGCTGACGCTGGTCCTGCGCGAGGCGCGCCGCACCCCGGCCGGCCACCGCAGACGTCGGCGCGCCGCTTCCCATCTCAGCGTGGTCCCGGAACCGTCCTGA
- a CDS encoding carbohydrate ABC transporter permease: MSSTRTLVSPAVLARPRGRAVYWTVFTGVVLLFTLAFLFPVHWMVTGAMKSPDEVARTPPDLLPDRWSTSGWTDAWELMQLPTHLWNTVVQASGAWLFQLVFCTAAAYALSRLRPAFGNVVLGGILATLMVPAQALVVPKYLVVADLPLIHTSLLNDPLAIWLPAVANAFNLYLLKRFFDQLPRDVLEAAEIDGAGRLRTLWSIVLPMSRPVLGVVSIFALVAVWQDFLWPLMVFSDTDKQPISVALVQLSQNVQLTVLLAAMVIASIPMVALFLVFQRHIIAGIGAGGTKG; the protein is encoded by the coding sequence ATGAGCAGCACCCGCACCCTCGTCTCCCCGGCCGTCCTGGCCCGACCCCGGGGCCGGGCGGTCTACTGGACCGTGTTCACCGGCGTCGTCCTGCTCTTCACGCTGGCCTTCCTCTTCCCCGTCCACTGGATGGTCACCGGCGCGATGAAGTCCCCGGACGAGGTGGCGCGCACCCCGCCCGACCTGCTGCCCGACCGGTGGAGCACCAGCGGCTGGACCGACGCCTGGGAACTGATGCAGCTCCCCACCCACCTGTGGAACACGGTGGTGCAGGCGTCCGGCGCCTGGCTGTTCCAGCTGGTGTTCTGCACGGCCGCCGCCTACGCCCTGTCCCGACTGCGGCCCGCCTTCGGCAACGTGGTCCTCGGCGGCATCCTCGCCACTCTCATGGTCCCCGCGCAGGCCCTGGTCGTACCCAAGTACCTCGTCGTCGCCGACCTGCCGCTGATCCACACCAGCCTGCTCAACGACCCGCTCGCCATCTGGCTCCCCGCCGTCGCCAACGCCTTCAACCTCTACCTGCTCAAGCGGTTCTTCGACCAGCTGCCGCGGGACGTCCTGGAGGCCGCCGAGATCGACGGCGCCGGACGGCTGCGCACCCTGTGGTCCATCGTGCTGCCCATGTCCCGGCCGGTGCTCGGTGTCGTCTCGATCTTCGCCCTGGTCGCGGTGTGGCAGGACTTCCTGTGGCCGCTGATGGTCTTCTCCGACACCGACAAGCAGCCGATCAGCGTGGCCCTGGTGCAGCTGTCGCAGAACGTCCAACTGACCGTCCTCCTCGCCGCGATGGTGATCGCCAGCATCCCCATGGTCGCGCTGTTCCTCGTCTTCCAGCGGCACATCATCGCCGGGATCGGCGCGGGCGGCACCAAGGGCTGA
- a CDS encoding ATP-grasp domain-containing protein: MASCVRVWLNRTYAENVFFMDQVRKNPSDRAVEIHATHGDPDSPVLAAADTAELEPEGLSPAAYVEYALAQCARRGIDVFVPRLHQGAIVAHRAEFEAAGTALLAPPPEAVAVFHDKVIAYEAVQAIGVPVPPWWRARSADELVHAVDELEARGHRACFKPASGAGGVGFRVITRAPFSLTQLNGFPSPYVPLDLVLEAVRQAEEPVDWLVMPVLEQPEVSVDCLTGPDNRVRLAVGRTKNGRRRGFTVHERWLEPARRIAEGFGLHHLSNIQFRMFGERPVLMDVNTRPAGGLHQLSLCGVNAPWAAVRLALGDDPGEMSPPFLGQDYSVVSGPRPLRPMSVPQQRTDVPADIPVPAPAGVPAPAVPAVPRAAADSGQVRAAAADAVAGGPAAWGTHHR, from the coding sequence ATGGCCTCTTGCGTACGCGTATGGCTCAACCGCACGTACGCGGAGAACGTGTTCTTCATGGACCAGGTGAGGAAGAATCCCAGCGACCGGGCTGTCGAGATCCATGCCACCCATGGCGACCCGGACTCCCCCGTACTGGCCGCCGCCGACACCGCCGAGCTGGAGCCCGAGGGCCTGTCCCCGGCGGCGTACGTCGAGTACGCGCTCGCCCAGTGCGCGCGGCGCGGCATCGACGTGTTCGTGCCCCGGCTGCACCAGGGAGCGATCGTCGCGCACCGCGCGGAGTTCGAGGCGGCCGGTACGGCACTGCTGGCTCCGCCGCCCGAGGCGGTGGCCGTCTTCCACGACAAGGTGATCGCCTACGAGGCCGTGCAGGCGATCGGGGTGCCCGTGCCGCCGTGGTGGCGGGCGCGGTCGGCGGACGAGCTGGTCCACGCGGTGGACGAGCTGGAGGCCCGGGGTCATCGGGCCTGCTTCAAACCCGCGTCCGGCGCGGGCGGTGTGGGCTTCCGGGTGATCACCCGTGCCCCCTTCTCGCTCACGCAGCTGAACGGCTTCCCCAGCCCCTACGTGCCGCTGGATCTGGTGCTGGAAGCGGTGCGGCAGGCCGAGGAGCCGGTGGACTGGCTGGTGATGCCGGTGCTGGAGCAGCCGGAGGTGTCGGTGGACTGTCTCACCGGGCCGGACAACCGGGTCCGGCTGGCCGTCGGCCGCACCAAGAACGGCCGTCGCCGGGGGTTCACCGTGCACGAGCGCTGGCTGGAGCCGGCCCGGCGGATCGCGGAGGGTTTCGGGCTGCATCATCTGTCCAACATCCAGTTCCGGATGTTCGGCGAACGGCCCGTGCTGATGGACGTCAACACCCGCCCGGCCGGCGGGCTGCACCAGCTGTCGTTGTGCGGGGTGAACGCGCCGTGGGCCGCCGTGCGGCTGGCGCTCGGTGACGATCCGGGTGAGATGTCCCCGCCGTTCCTGGGCCAGGACTACTCGGTGGTGTCGGGACCGCGCCCACTGCGCCCCATGTCGGTGCCGCAGCAGCGCACGGACGTGCCCGCGGACATCCCGGTGCCCGCGCCGGCCGGTGTACCGGCCCCGGCCGTGCCCGCCGTACCGCGGGCCGCGGCCGACTCCGGCCAGGTACGCGCCGCCGCCGCGGACGCCGTGGCCGGGGGCCCCGCCGCCTGGGGAACGCACCACCGCTAG
- a CDS encoding 6-phospho-beta-glucosidase produces MKLTILGGGGFRVPLVYGALLGDRAEGRVTQVVLHDIDDRRLYAVARVLAEQATGVSDAPEVSTTADLDEALRGADFVFSAIRVGGLEGRANDERVALAEGVLGQETVGAGGIAYGLRTVPVAVDIARRVARLAPDAWVINFTNPAGLVTEAMSRHLGDRVIGICDSPVGLGRRIARVLGADPREAWIDYVGLNHLGWVRGLYIKGRDELPRLLADLPLLGSFEEGRLFGADWLQSLGAVPNEYLHYYYFNRETVRAYQQAEKTRGAFLHDQQARFYTQVGDPGTPALATWDRTRAEREATYMAENRETAGAGDRDEDDLSGGYEKVALALMRAVARDERTTLILNVRNRSTLSALDGEAVIEVPCLVDAQGAHPVSVDPLPDHATGLVCAVKAVEREVLRAAESGSRTHAVKAFALHPLVDSVNVARRLVDGYTAVHPGLAYLK; encoded by the coding sequence GTGAAACTGACGATTCTGGGCGGCGGGGGATTCCGGGTCCCGCTGGTGTACGGCGCGCTCCTCGGGGACCGCGCCGAGGGACGGGTGACACAGGTCGTTCTCCATGATATTGACGACCGTCGACTGTATGCAGTCGCCCGTGTACTGGCTGAACAGGCCACGGGTGTGTCCGACGCTCCCGAGGTGAGCACCACCGCCGACCTGGACGAAGCCCTGCGGGGCGCCGACTTCGTCTTCTCCGCGATCCGCGTCGGCGGTCTCGAGGGCCGGGCGAACGACGAGCGGGTCGCGCTCGCCGAGGGTGTCCTCGGGCAGGAGACGGTCGGTGCGGGCGGCATCGCCTACGGGCTGCGTACCGTCCCCGTCGCCGTGGACATCGCCCGGAGGGTGGCCCGGCTCGCCCCCGACGCCTGGGTCATCAACTTCACCAACCCGGCGGGCCTGGTCACCGAGGCCATGTCCCGTCACCTCGGCGACCGGGTCATCGGCATCTGCGACTCGCCGGTCGGCCTCGGCCGCCGCATCGCCAGGGTCCTCGGCGCGGACCCGCGGGAGGCGTGGATCGACTACGTCGGCCTCAACCACCTCGGCTGGGTGCGCGGCCTGTATATCAAGGGCCGTGACGAACTCCCGCGCCTGCTCGCCGACCTGCCCCTGCTCGGCTCCTTCGAGGAGGGCAGGCTCTTCGGCGCCGACTGGCTGCAGTCCCTGGGCGCCGTCCCCAACGAGTACCTGCACTACTACTACTTCAACCGGGAGACCGTACGCGCCTACCAGCAGGCCGAGAAGACCCGCGGCGCCTTCCTCCACGACCAGCAGGCCCGCTTCTACACGCAGGTGGGCGACCCGGGCACCCCCGCTCTCGCCACCTGGGACCGCACCCGTGCCGAACGCGAGGCCACCTATATGGCCGAGAACCGCGAGACCGCCGGCGCCGGCGACCGCGACGAGGACGACCTGTCCGGCGGCTACGAGAAAGTGGCCCTCGCCCTGATGCGGGCCGTCGCCCGTGACGAACGCACCACCCTGATCCTCAACGTCCGTAACCGCAGCACCCTTTCGGCGCTGGACGGGGAGGCGGTCATCGAGGTCCCCTGTCTGGTCGACGCCCAGGGGGCGCACCCCGTCTCCGTCGATCCGCTGCCGGACCACGCCACCGGCCTGGTCTGCGCGGTCAAGGCGGTCGAGCGCGAGGTGCTCCGTGCCGCCGAGTCCGGCTCCCGCACCCATGCGGTCAAGGCGTTCGCGCTGCACCCGCTCGTCGACTCCGTGAACGTGGCCCGCCGCCTCGTCGACGGCTACACCGCCGTCCACCCCGGCCTCGCCTACCTCAAGTAG
- a CDS encoding ABC transporter substrate-binding protein encodes MRSTGIRRTLVALGVGALTLTACGSNDDQAADGKTRITVNCMPPKSAKVDRQFFEEDIAAFEKKNPDIDVVPHDAFPCQDPKTFDAKLAGGQMEDVFYTYFTDAGHVVDINQAADLTPYVKELKSYGTIQQQLRDIYTVDGRVYGIPRTGYSMGLVYHRQLFERAGLDPDRPPTTWAEVRDAAKKIAALGDGTVGYADYSAQNQGGWHFTAELYSQGGDVVTPDGKKAAVDSPEGRAVLQTLHDMRWKDDSMGSKQLLVINDVQQMMGAGKLGMYLAAPDNIPILVKEKGAEYKDLALAPMPGGQATLIGGDGYMFHKKASPEQIRAGLKWLDHMFLTPGDGFLGDYARAKKNDAPVGLPEPRLFTGAADARDQQAKEAHANVPVENYQAFLDGNQSLEMRIEPPRAQQLYSVLDGVVSAVLTKEDAGIDRLLKDASTKIDGILARG; translated from the coding sequence ATGAGAAGCACCGGGATCCGCCGTACCCTCGTCGCGCTAGGCGTCGGCGCCCTCACGCTCACCGCCTGCGGGTCGAACGACGACCAGGCCGCCGACGGCAAGACCCGCATCACGGTCAACTGCATGCCGCCCAAGAGCGCCAAGGTCGACCGCCAGTTCTTCGAGGAGGACATCGCCGCCTTCGAGAAGAAGAACCCGGACATCGACGTCGTCCCGCACGACGCGTTCCCCTGCCAGGACCCGAAGACCTTCGACGCCAAACTCGCCGGCGGGCAGATGGAGGACGTGTTCTACACGTACTTCACCGACGCCGGTCATGTCGTCGACATCAACCAGGCGGCCGATCTCACCCCGTACGTCAAGGAGTTGAAGAGCTACGGGACGATCCAGCAGCAGCTGCGGGACATCTACACCGTCGACGGCAGGGTCTACGGCATACCGCGCACCGGTTACTCCATGGGGCTGGTCTACCACCGGCAGCTCTTCGAGCGGGCCGGACTCGACCCCGACCGGCCGCCCACCACCTGGGCCGAGGTCCGCGACGCCGCGAAGAAGATCGCCGCACTCGGCGACGGCACCGTCGGTTACGCCGACTACAGCGCCCAGAACCAGGGCGGCTGGCACTTCACCGCCGAGCTCTACTCCCAGGGCGGCGACGTCGTCACCCCCGACGGGAAGAAGGCGGCCGTCGACTCGCCCGAAGGCCGTGCCGTGCTGCAGACCCTGCACGACATGCGCTGGAAGGACGACTCCATGGGCAGCAAGCAGCTGCTCGTCATCAACGACGTCCAGCAGATGATGGGCGCCGGCAAACTCGGCATGTACCTCGCGGCTCCCGACAACATCCCGATCCTGGTGAAGGAGAAGGGCGCCGAGTACAAGGACCTCGCCCTCGCGCCCATGCCCGGCGGACAGGCCACCCTCATCGGCGGCGACGGCTACATGTTCCACAAGAAGGCCTCGCCCGAACAGATCAGGGCCGGCCTGAAGTGGCTCGACCACATGTTCCTCACCCCCGGCGACGGATTCCTCGGCGACTACGCCCGCGCCAAGAAGAACGACGCGCCGGTCGGCCTGCCCGAACCCCGGCTGTTCACCGGCGCCGCCGACGCCAGGGACCAGCAGGCCAAGGAGGCCCACGCCAACGTGCCGGTGGAGAACTACCAGGCCTTCCTCGACGGCAACCAGAGCCTGGAGATGAGGATCGAGCCGCCGCGGGCGCAGCAGCTGTACTCCGTCCTCGACGGAGTCGTCTCCGCGGTCCTCACCAAGGAGGACGCCGGCATCGACCGGCTCCTGAAGGACGCCTCCACCAAGATCGACGGCATCCTGGCGCGAGGCTGA
- a CDS encoding LacI family DNA-binding transcriptional regulator, producing the protein MTRRLAVVAKKVGVSEATVSRVLNGKPGVSDSTRQAVLSALDVLGYERPTQLRGERARLVGLVLPELQNPIFPAFAEVIGGALAQLGLTPVLCTQTRGGVSEADYVALLLQQQVSGVVFAGGLYAQADAPHDHYRQLAERNIPVVLVNAAIENLGFPGVSCDDAVAVEQAWRHLASLGHERIGLVLGPADHVPSARKLAAVRAVAGEVPDEHVARAMFSIEGGHAAASRLIDRGVTGFICASDPLALGVVRAARRRGLDVPGRISVVGYDDSALMNCTEPPLTTVRQPIEAMGRAVVELLNAQISGGQVAAEELLFEPELVVRGSTAQAPRT; encoded by the coding sequence ATGACGCGACGACTTGCTGTGGTGGCGAAGAAGGTCGGGGTCAGCGAGGCCACGGTCAGCCGGGTACTCAACGGCAAGCCGGGGGTCTCCGATTCCACCCGGCAGGCCGTGCTCTCCGCCCTGGACGTGCTCGGTTACGAGCGGCCCACCCAGTTGCGCGGCGAGCGCGCCCGGCTGGTCGGCCTGGTGCTGCCCGAGCTGCAGAACCCGATCTTCCCCGCCTTCGCCGAGGTGATCGGCGGCGCGCTGGCCCAGCTCGGACTGACGCCGGTGCTGTGCACCCAGACCCGTGGCGGCGTCTCCGAGGCGGACTACGTGGCGCTGCTGCTCCAGCAGCAGGTGTCCGGCGTCGTCTTCGCCGGCGGGCTCTACGCCCAGGCCGACGCGCCCCACGATCACTACCGGCAGCTCGCCGAACGCAACATTCCGGTCGTCCTCGTCAACGCGGCCATAGAGAACCTCGGCTTTCCCGGCGTCTCCTGCGACGACGCCGTGGCCGTGGAGCAGGCCTGGCGGCATCTGGCCTCGCTCGGTCACGAGCGGATCGGTCTGGTGCTCGGCCCCGCCGACCACGTTCCGTCGGCCCGCAAACTGGCCGCCGTCCGCGCGGTCGCCGGCGAGGTGCCCGATGAGCACGTCGCCCGCGCCATGTTCTCCATCGAGGGCGGACATGCCGCCGCCTCCCGGCTCATCGACCGGGGCGTCACCGGTTTCATCTGTGCCAGCGACCCCCTCGCCCTCGGCGTGGTACGGGCCGCCCGCCGCCGGGGACTCGACGTCCCCGGGCGGATCTCGGTCGTCGGCTACGACGACTCGGCCCTGATGAACTGCACCGAGCCCCCGCTCACCACGGTCCGCCAGCCCATCGAGGCCATGGGCAGGGCTGTCGTGGAGCTGCTGAACGCGCAGATCAGCGGGGGGCAGGTCGCCGCCGAGGAGCTGCTGTTCGAGCCGGAGCTGGTGGTGCGCGGGTCGACCGCGCAGGCCCCCCGGACCTGA
- a CDS encoding 4'-phosphopantetheinyl transferase family protein, whose amino-acid sequence MIGELLPGTVVVVEAYGDEGTDAPLYPEEADVVARAVDKRRREFTAVRSCARRAMKKLGVPPRPVLPGERGAPGWPDGLAGSMTHCAGYCAAALVRTGDLASIGIDAEIRGPLPEGVLSSVALPEEAERIGRLALERPGVPWDRLLFSAKEAVYKAWFPLTGKWLDFMEADIELFADPGDGSDPGGSDLGGSAFRGFGASVRGGFRAVLLVPGPRVGDRRLDHFDGRWTAEGGLVATAVAVPHG is encoded by the coding sequence GTGATCGGGGAGTTGCTGCCCGGGACGGTCGTCGTCGTGGAGGCCTACGGCGACGAGGGAACCGACGCTCCGCTGTACCCCGAGGAAGCGGACGTCGTGGCGCGGGCCGTCGACAAGCGCCGCCGGGAGTTCACCGCGGTGCGCTCCTGCGCCCGCCGGGCCATGAAGAAGCTCGGCGTACCGCCGCGGCCCGTCCTGCCGGGTGAACGCGGTGCACCCGGCTGGCCGGACGGGCTGGCCGGCAGCATGACCCACTGCGCGGGTTACTGCGCCGCCGCCCTGGTCCGTACGGGTGACCTGGCCTCCATCGGCATCGACGCGGAGATACGGGGGCCGCTGCCCGAGGGGGTGCTGTCGTCCGTGGCGCTGCCCGAAGAGGCGGAGCGCATCGGCCGGCTGGCCCTGGAGCGGCCCGGGGTGCCCTGGGACCGGCTGCTGTTCAGCGCCAAGGAGGCCGTGTACAAGGCGTGGTTCCCGCTGACCGGGAAGTGGCTGGACTTCATGGAGGCCGACATCGAGCTGTTCGCCGACCCCGGCGACGGCAGCGACCCCGGTGGGTCCGACCTCGGCGGCTCCGCCTTCAGGGGCTTCGGTGCTTCGGTGCGCGGTGGGTTCCGGGCGGTGCTCCTGGTCCCCGGCCCCCGGGTGGGTGACCGCCGTCTCGACCACTTCGACGGCCGCTGGACCGCCGAAGGCGGTCTGGTCGCGACCGCGGTCGCCGTACCGCACGGCTGA
- a CDS encoding carbohydrate ABC transporter permease, whose product MTKTAAARPAATAPAVRPVKAPSPAKDRRRRRLADQAHAYGFLLGGLVCFALFSWYPAIRAVVIAFQKYTPGSPPEWVGTANFTRVLSDPEFGAAWRNTLTFTLLALLIGFAVPFVLALVLNELRHAKAFFRIVVYLPVMIPPVVSALLWKWFYDPGTGLANEALRFLHLPTSHWSNGADTALVSLVIVATWANMGGTVLIYLAALQSIPGELYEAAELDGANLLQRIRHVTVPQTRFVILMLMLLQIIATMQVFTEPFVITGGGPENSTVTVLYLIYKYAFLYNDFGGACALSVMLLALLGLFSAVYLRLTRSLEEAA is encoded by the coding sequence ATGACGAAGACCGCCGCCGCACGGCCCGCCGCCACGGCGCCCGCCGTCCGCCCGGTGAAGGCGCCGTCCCCGGCCAAGGACCGGAGACGGCGCCGCCTCGCCGACCAGGCGCACGCCTACGGCTTCCTCCTGGGCGGCCTCGTCTGCTTCGCCCTGTTCTCCTGGTACCCGGCGATCCGCGCCGTCGTGATCGCCTTCCAGAAGTACACGCCGGGCTCGCCACCCGAATGGGTGGGCACCGCCAACTTCACCCGCGTCCTGTCCGACCCCGAATTCGGCGCGGCCTGGCGCAACACCCTCACCTTCACCCTGCTCGCCCTGCTGATCGGCTTCGCCGTCCCGTTCGTCCTCGCCCTCGTGCTGAACGAACTCCGGCACGCCAAGGCGTTCTTCCGCATCGTGGTCTACCTGCCGGTGATGATCCCCCCGGTGGTCAGCGCCCTGCTCTGGAAGTGGTTCTACGACCCGGGCACCGGCCTCGCCAACGAGGCACTGCGGTTCCTGCACCTGCCCACCTCCCACTGGTCCAACGGCGCCGACACCGCCCTCGTCTCCCTGGTGATCGTCGCCACCTGGGCCAACATGGGCGGCACCGTCCTGATCTACCTCGCCGCCCTCCAGTCCATCCCGGGCGAGCTGTACGAGGCCGCCGAACTCGACGGCGCGAACCTGCTCCAGCGCATCCGGCACGTGACGGTCCCCCAGACGAGGTTCGTCATCCTGATGCTGATGCTCCTTCAGATCATCGCCACCATGCAGGTGTTCACCGAACCGTTCGTGATCACCGGCGGCGGCCCGGAGAACTCCACCGTCACCGTCCTCTACCTCATCTACAAGTACGCCTTCCTCTACAACGACTTCGGCGGAGCCTGCGCGCTCAGCGTGATGCTCCTCGCCCTGCTCGGACTGTTCTCCGCCGTCTACCTCCGACTCACCCGCTCCTTGGAGGAGGCGGCATGA
- a CDS encoding metallophosphoesterase family protein: MTSRAGGGQLWAVSDLHIGYDENRALVERMHPESDDDWLLVAGDVAETVDDIRWALETLAGRFRKVVWVPGNHELWTHPKDAVTLRGVARYDHLVEQCRDLGVITPEDPYPLWEGPGGPVVVAPLFLLYDYSFLPAGCATKDEGLEYAHGTGVVCADEHLLHPDPYPSREAWCRARVEETERRLAELPDDLPVVLVNHYPLHRHPTAVLWYPEFAMWCGTVLTDDWHRRFNVHTMVYGHLHIPRSTRRDGVRFEEVSVGYPREWRKRPTPPGRLRRIVPGEAPGTESGTESGTGTESGSVVGEGGGR; this comes from the coding sequence ATGACGTCAAGGGCAGGCGGCGGACAGCTGTGGGCCGTCAGCGACCTTCACATCGGCTACGACGAGAACCGTGCCCTGGTGGAACGGATGCACCCCGAGTCGGACGACGACTGGCTCCTCGTGGCGGGAGACGTCGCGGAGACCGTGGACGACATCCGCTGGGCGCTCGAGACCCTCGCGGGCCGGTTCCGGAAGGTCGTCTGGGTGCCCGGCAACCACGAGCTGTGGACCCACCCGAAGGACGCCGTCACCCTGCGCGGCGTCGCCCGCTACGACCACCTCGTCGAACAGTGCCGCGACCTCGGCGTGATCACCCCCGAGGACCCCTACCCCCTCTGGGAGGGCCCCGGCGGTCCTGTGGTCGTGGCCCCGCTCTTCCTCCTGTACGACTACTCCTTCCTGCCGGCCGGGTGCGCCACCAAGGACGAAGGGCTGGAGTACGCGCACGGCACCGGCGTCGTCTGCGCCGACGAACACCTGCTGCACCCCGACCCGTATCCGAGCCGGGAGGCCTGGTGCCGGGCCCGGGTCGAGGAGACCGAACGGCGGCTCGCCGAACTGCCCGACGACCTGCCCGTCGTGCTCGTCAACCACTACCCGCTGCACCGGCATCCCACGGCCGTCCTGTGGTACCCCGAGTTCGCCATGTGGTGCGGCACCGTACTCACCGACGACTGGCACCGCAGGTTCAACGTCCACACGATGGTCTACGGCCATCTCCACATCCCGCGGAGCACTCGGCGGGACGGCGTCCGTTTCGAGGAGGTGTCCGTGGGCTATCCCCGCGAGTGGCGGAAACGGCCGACACCGCCGGGGCGGCTGCGCCGCATCGTGCCGGGGGAGGCACCCGGGACGGAGTCCGGTACCGAGTCCGGGACCGGTACCGAGTCCGGCTCCGTGGTGGGGGAGGGCGGTGGCCGGTGA